The DNA region ttcaaattttacagtttTGTCACCCTTTTCGACTGCCTTTCTGAAATTTCTATCAAATTGGAAAAACAGAACCGGGCTAGCAAAATTTCAGACTTCCTATACTTGAACAATATGATTTTTATGACTGAACTAGTGTTGTCAACAAACCAGACAAAGAATGTTCCAAAAAATTCTTACTTTCTACTCTgaaccaattttcaaaaatacgaGGGCCAGTAGGAACCATTGTTGCAGATACCGTACCAAATATTTATGCAGAATCTAAGTtgggaatttttttaaatgggctATATTATAGCCCATACGTGAAAATTACAATTATTTGTTTTCTCAATTTGAgggaaatttcaattaataGCAGTCGTAAATGGTGACGAATctgtaaaattcgaaataattctACCGATAAGTTCAAGATTTATTGAACTAAGAAGTTTCACTCCTAAGGGAATGTTTATTTATCACCTTTGTATGACAATGCCAAGcagaaatttggaattttcattttgaattaatggttacgaaaaagaaaaaaatcataatatccACTTACAGGGTGATCCAATATATACTTctacaaaaatatgaaaagtcTGAAATTTTCCCAGTACGGATCTGATTCAttcgatttcagaaatattgaagaaaggCGATAATAAGGGGtgacaaaacttcaaaatttgaaataattcggTTGATTTGTTCGAGAGTTATAgaactgtgaaatttcactaTTTCACTGTATATCCCAAACAAAGGAACTCAGGCCATTGAAACCTTCTAATACGAGTCCAGCCTGATGCCATTCATTCATGGTATCCGTTTGCCTCATTCTTCCCGGAGACCCtgtataaaaataacaaattttcaaagaagtgtcagaagttttctGAATATCGTtttcgttttttcttattttctaatgaatgagTACTTATaaatctatgggagatgattcccccaATATAAGGATTCTGTAACATTCATCCAACAACTGAAGAAcggaagaatcatcacttggaagaccgaACCTGGTCGAAAAGCCTTCCCGGTCAAAAGAAagatctgaaatatttttaattccAATAAtaatggcaaattggctagttcaattcaactcttgatgatatttatatcagcgggtagtatgcatctgaattaaatcagtttatttatttcaatactCAAGGGATTTCTGAAGATGAGAGTGATTCTAcaacaaaatcaacagagattTTTTTGACACAGAGATGATGTTCTTAGTTATCATCAAGCCTTCGAATCAATTTGATGAATGCtgtattatataattttttttcacgttTTCTGTTCTTCTCTAGCCCAGGATGAAACTCAGTACTTAGTAAGCCGATGCTTCAACCATCAATCCATAGACGCATAAAATGGTTAGaccttttgttgctgaggatgattcgGTCCTTAACGGGTTTTTAAACAACCCTTTTTCATTATAATGATGAAATATTTCGTTATTTGTAGTCGAAATTCATTGTCGGACAAACAAAACGAAATGGACTGATATATTAATACATGGAGGAGGAGAATCTATAATCAACTAAACTCAATAGTTTTTACAGTTTATTTAGGTTTACAATAACATCTGTACTAACACCAACAACAAATGTGTgactttttaatttattgctgTTGGACTATTTGTACAATACTTTAGAATAATACAttaatatcgaaaaattctatTTCGAACAATTTTCTATATAtagcaattttattttcaagttatataGAGATCAGCAATTGTTTGTTTTCATCCATAGGAATTTAAACTATCTATCCATATGATCTAATAACTCCCTAAGAGAAGTAATGTACGTTAGTGCCATCTGCAAAGTTTCGAATTTACTCAATTTATGCTCTTCTTCTAAACTCGGTATGACTTGCCTCAAACGGTCAAAAGCTCCATTGAGACTActcattcttcttctttctctgGCATTGGCAGCTATTCTTCTTTTTCTCATAACTGAAGGGGAAAGTGGTTCATCTttcattcttcttctttttcttccacGAATATTTCTCGTAGAGGAAACTGTGTTCGGATACATACTAGTATTTATATTTCTTCTCAAAAGGTTGGAATTATATTCTTCCTGTTCATTTGAGGTATTGTGGGAACTATGTTGAAGATAAGAGGATTCTCGACTGTATTCTTCATTTTCCAATTCATAATCGATGGAGTTTGTTTTTGCATAGTCCAGGTTACCATCGAATGATTTATTTGATGATACTGAACGGGATGAATTGCACAGATATGAGGCGTTGTAGTTAGAAGATCGGTAATTTTCATGGCTCCTGATTATAGGATCTCCGAAAAAATTGCTTTGCAACTCATTCTCGATGGTGTTATCTATGAATCTGTCAAAGTAAATCTTCACAAAATCCATTTACTCTGGTAGAAGAGCAGCGtctctgaaaataaataaatgtttgcAAAATGTACATCATTACATGACTATTTCAACACTAGCGCTACCCGTGCGCTTCGcaggacaatttttttttcagaaattcatCTTGCTTAATCTCCTCGTTATGAGAATACATACTGGGTGTCCTCGCCATGGGGCAGCTCTAATTCTATTAAGATTAAAAaaagagtttgaaataaaactttCTTCTTTGTAAGTAGAGCATTTCCTGAATCCTGAAATtttttagaactatacaaagtgtttcgtttcttctgcacagctatcaacttcgttattttaacatttttgaattccttgttgaatttgaatataagtcacacctatgtctgaattctcaacggttttcgagaaatttggctttttattaatattttgaccgTTTCAGGTACtcacataaaggactatagctccgtccctattctatgtaattgattcaatttTGGAGAGtatctagtcaataaatgaaacactaaaaattttccttgtaaataaccatattatatacagggtctaagaaaacgtagatccattatcaaaacggaaattcatcgaaatcttcattttttaaatggcaactcatattttttttctgttcgtCATTCAAAACAACtaaaagcgaacaaaaaatgtttaagtaatgaacagaaaaaaaatatgggttgccatttaagaaaatgaagattttgataaatttctgttttgatgatggatctacgttttcgtggaccctgtatataatataattataatattcacaaagaaaatttaaagtgtttcatttattgactagataCACTCcgaatttgaatcaattacattgaatagggacggagctatagtcctttatgtaagtacatCAAACTATCACAAATTAGATATTAGCTGTAGCTGTTGAAAGAGAAATGGTTTACTGTTTCGTGATATTATCAACATCATTTTGATTATGTAGATAAAAGTTACGGTTTGCTGATATACTTATATGTATACGAAATTTggtaaaaaccaaaaattatgCGTTATTGATTGACATGTGTATCTAGAAGAGCCTGGAAAAGTTTTCGAcggcaaaaaaaaacaaaaggaaAAGTGAGGAAATTTTGtgtgagataaaaaaaaaccaaaaacatCTATACAACCTTCCGTCGGagattcctttaaaatagtctagtgacggaaataattcaatttttcactccgttGCTATGGAAGCATGAGCAGTTGCGAAATACTTCACTTTTCGTAACTGGTTACGGAAAGTGAAACGTTTCAAAAAGTGTCAGTTTTTATAGATATCAACattagaaaaataattttttcaaaaatgaaagcaTAATGgaaattttgcaaattttacCAAAGTTTATTGTTCAACATTAGACATTTTTCCTTGGTGTGTAAATGGTGAAATCTATGTAATATTTTAAGGAGTTTTAACTGTTTGGTTTGATCCTTAaagagattttttttcattgaaataaaattaagtaTATTAAGTGATTGCGAAGTATCTGAATTTTTGCAAACTTTGTCTAAATTAGGCATCATCCCTcgaaaacataaaattttctttAGTCGTTGAACTTGATAATCCGCTTCAAAAAAAcacctttttaaataatttcgatTATTAATCGCATAacattttttctattattcGTTGGCTCTGAAACCCGCATTATCGTTGGATTTGATTGACCGACactacttgatgaaaatccattatTAAACTTAAACACTGAATTACATAATTCAGTACATGTTTCACTTTACCTTCAACCATTTGAAGATGCTGCTGTGGTAGCGAAAGACGTGTACCTAGTGGTTTGAATAACCACTGTTGTTGTTATTACCATaatttttcatgtaattcagttttttacATTCGGTTTTCGTATGTGGAGTTGGCACAAAACATTGTTTATCTCCAAGCTATCgacttgatttttttcaaactatAAATAGTATAGATAATGAGCACACCCTGAAAATATCTTCAcctaaaaagaaaaatttataatttcagACCCATTCAACGTAATACAATTCAACCATCTCTTCTCGATTCCCTGAGCTTTAACACATATTTTGAATTGCAGACGAATACGAAGTCGATGTTCTATCGCctactacaattttttttaaatggcaaatCACAAATTGCAGTAACCAGACTTTTTCAAACGCAACACCCAACATTGCACCATGATGGTGCTTTTCGTCAATATAAGGTTTGTGGATTCTACAAACATTTTACAAAATAAGAACTGCGgagttataaaaattaacaattcTAGTAACCTTTACATGTAAAGGTTTCCTGTTCATGAACAGGAAAGAGTAAACCATATGAAGAAAGTTTTGAATCAAGGCTTATTACATATGAATGCTCGAATAGCAAGTATTTACCCATCAATTGAACGAAAGGCTTATGTGATCCTTTAATTCATATGATATGCAGTTGTCGGACCATCACTAAAAATCCTTTCCTTCACGTAACTCCAAAGAAAGCAATCCATAGGATGTTTTTATtacaatttcgaaaatattttttactcaTAATAACTTACATAGGTAGATGTCTGATTCAGAGTTTACGACACCGGCCTACTAGATTCCTTAAAAACCACCCACATTTCTTATTTTGcgacatatttcgaaaacttcACAAAGTAGACTCTACAAACCACCGACATGCTTTTAAAAAATGTCATGCAATGGTGCTATACTGGGTGTTGGATCAAAAAAAGTCGCGTTATATTGCAGTTTCCAATTCATCATAAGAAAAATTTTAGTAAGCTAGGGAACATCGATTGGAAAAATATGTTAAATGGTTCCAGAGTTATTAATTATTTTGTGCATCCATTCATGAAGCTATTTTGACCCGTAAATTGACATAAGTCAAAAAAGAATGCAAATAATTTGGACTTGGCGAAtcaatcatttgaaaaaatttatatgaaaacaaaattatggACCATGTACCATGGACCAtaggtcaccctgtatagtatattATATGAAATCAATCATAGAAACGAAAATAATTCTAGACCTATTTTGCCAATTTTTTCCTTAATAACAAGAATAAATCtatttacaatatttttttcaaaactgaAAGTGACGAAGGGcaattaaatttttgtatttattctttcaattccaAGGTTGTTTTTCTTGGAAAAATCATGCAATTTTCAACAATGCGAAAAGGCAATATTTTACTGATAGTTGATAGTTTTGGAAACAAAAACTTTTTGCTCACCTTTAAATCCAGATAAATTGTTTGCGGATAACTGTAATGGTATGGAACTGATGATAACATCGAAATGCTATATTACAAATATCCTataatttcaactttgtcaCTGGGTTACTCTCGTGGAATCAAAATCACATCATTGAATAAATCTCAGAGAATGTCGGAAATAATCAACTATGCTTCTTATTAATTGGTTATCGAAAAATGCTGATGAAATAATAACTGGAGCGATTCAAGAAAGGGTTCACAAATTTGAGTCGTGTGACTCCACGCGGAAGTTAAAATTCGTCTGATGGAACTGACCCATGTCAGTGGATATCTAATAGGGTGGTTGATTCACCCTGAATTAGATGATATCCCAACAGGACCGTAAtcagtaaaaggaattaaataACTAGTGAAAGGAAAAGAGAAATATAAATAGCATAGCTGTTAGGAGAGCGTTTTAGAATTATACACGAACTTGTCAAACTGATGGATAAAAAGCATATAATTCAtaaatatcttcatttttcacaattctgtaagaaaaaatcctgcattttattgcatattcacatgtattttttaattttaggtttttttttatgtagaacGTTTAATTTCTTTAGCTTATTTGATTAATTTTCAAGTTATTCACCAGTTGTCGAAAATAGACAACTGTTGATTATTATGATAACTCATTATACTTTTTATCGAAGGCGCAATGTATAACAACAGATCTGTTTTAGGGGAACGGTTACCAAGAAATTAAGTCTATCGTAATTTTATATCGGAAAAAGCTGTGTAGTTgtttcagttgaacatttcgtttcaaaacaaaaattattactCCATAGTGAGGAATATAATTTCAGAGGAAATGACAGTCTCATCTTAGCTCTAGGAAACAATAACGGTACTTTTAGCACCGACCTCAATATTGTTTCTCAATTAGTGATCATCACTTTGAGCATGTTCTGTAATTCTTCTGAATGAAAACGCTACCAAACAGACGTACCTACCACTACCAACAgtaacagcttgaacaaaatTAGTTTTAGAAAAATTTTGCATTCGCAATTCAACAGATATAGTTCGAAATCGACAAGATTTTGTTAatgctatatgaaatattcgaaGCACGTCTGTGAAGAATTGGTATCCTTTTTTGAAATTGTAAGGTTTCAACATTATTCAATAGATTTAGTGATTCCCTTGTTATTGTTATGAACGAATTCTCCAAACTTCCGAGTTCGGACCTGTGGAGAAGCATCTGTTCGCATTTATCTTCTTGTTTCAGCATTCGTTTACGTAATTACCTGAATACCTTATGGTGGCCACGTGCCAGTGGAATTTAAGAGGGAGCAAAAGAGACACCCCTATTAGGCACAATAATTACATACATGGCTCACTATCCAATGTATTGTCTTATTTTCATGCAATTGTATCATTAATCTGTCCGAAAATGTTTGTATATCAATAATCATTGTGAAATAATACTTAAATCTTACCAAAACTGACATTTTGTGTGGTACGGAATAACTGGAATATTTAGACCTCCTTTCacaaattcagaaatatttttggagGAAATTTGTAACGACAATGTTATTTCTCTATGAAAAatgaaacctcagataatgttTAAGAATGGAACATTAATAATGTGCACATGAACAGGTGTCTCAAGTTCCATGCTCACTAAGAGCATTTCGAGAAATACATACATATAATACCTACTCAGAAAAAACCTTCTAGGAGCCCCGATGTCCTTTTCGAAATAATAAGATATCAGGAAACAGATCATAGATATCCGTTTTCGAGTTAAAGAGCATTTCTGAAAAATgactgtttcaaatatttcgccATATCTTTCATATctttgtttttgtttgagaTAAATACCTATACGAAAAActgtaaaacatttttttagcaATTTTAATGATTTATGTTATACTCGTAACAGATTATAGAAATTAATTACCATTTCGGAGATACAGAGAAAAGTAGGTTGTTTTTAAATTGGACACTTCATTTTTCAACACAGTTGTAAAGTTGGCCCTAACTCTTCAATTTGAAAAGCTTCGAAACGCATGTTAAACTCCTGACAGTTAATCCCCAATTGATCCTACTCAAAAGTAGATGAGTTGCATACAGAGGCCTTCCCATATGgtttgtacagggtgttccaaattcgatgtccagtgaagAGATTTCGGAAAGCAGAAGAGCTAGACAAAAATTGATTCCACGTTTCCTAGCTTATCTTCAAAGAATCAAAGAATGGTGGAAACCGTAGCCTTCCATACTACGATTCTTTATTTTTGAGCTATAAGCCAAAATTGACattttgatgattttcaaagcacatagctttttttttctatgaagttacaaatctgaaacttgaacttttttAGGAAGATTCTACTGACCATTTTTCAGGTCATTAATTATTGTGTTAATTAATCAAATTATCATACTTTCATCAAGTACCCTTTGATTTCATTGATAACAATAAATTATCATAGCATAGAATATGTTACGTAGAAAGGTGGGTATATAATCCGAGGCatttctaataataattgtCAATCTCTAGAATTAGTTCAGCTCCTTGTTATTTcttttctcattgaaaaatttcgcaTAATTATGTTTTGTTAGGTTGGCTAGAGAATGATTTACGAAATTTCGGATattataacatcatatggtttgtatcaatataaataatagaaaatggtcaaaaagctttttttcaatgtttctatggtttctacttttgatgagaaaaatgagcatcttatgattaccacaatccccttctattagtcctgtcatttctatgcttcttactcaattcctccaagattcaaattggtaaaaagcaaaGAAAGAATAACATTGCCGGAAAGAggctgctcttgttataggaagctctatttttctgttctCGTCCAAAGTtgtaaccatagaaatattgagaaaacagGTTTTTTACCcttttctattattcatattgatacaaatcatatgatattttatattcttgaaatcagtaaaaattaagctttcaaaaaattgcacagagatCTAGcgtttccattcaaaaaaaacataactttgagtcatagcttcgtaattaaaaaacCTGCTAAAAGGGCATGCACTCCACTGGaatctacttaaaaaagtgcctatataatgatttaatttcagagctctatcatcagtattagctgAGATATCAATtcaatcgccatttttccaattttcgcttataactcgaaaacaaaagaaggtggccaaaaataactactactcttgttagttactcagaaaaagagaacgagaatgggatATCAGATTTTCTCTagctccactggtttaaaagctgtagtgctaaaacatcgaaatttgcccaccctgtacattgtaTAATTTCTCGCTTTTTCCGTGGTGGTTCTATAGTTATTTTCATGTTCGAAATGAATTCTAATTTGTAAATATCCTTGGGTTCTAAATCCACAAAGAATAGAGGAAGcggaaatttcgatattttatcTCTTATATTCATTagcccgggtgtccactggaagcgtatTCGAGCGGCTACACGCTCTCGCGAAACGAGCGTTTGTTTGTAGCCGCTACAAAACAGGTGGCGCGGCGCTACAGAGGTTGTCCACTGAAGGCGGCTTCGTGCGCTCAATTCAGTGTTGGAGCCGAAGGATCGTTCTCAATCCAGTATTGCTTGTTGTTTGCGATGGCTGCAATTTTTATAGCCAAAATCAAATCGAGAATTCAACCATCTCTTCTGTCAACCGAAGAACGGACCTTATATATTTCCCAACTACTACTGAATGAATCGAATTTTATTTGTACTGACAATGCGATGAAAACAACGAGAAACGAATCTTCCAATAAGTATTCAATTATTTGAACGACTCATCCAGAAAAACTATTCCAGGTTTCCTCCTCAGCTAATTTTTTGGTGGCCAAAATGcatgttttcgtttttttttttcgattttatctccctggaaaactgaatataaacaaagctcaatttttttttaattatagatCACTAAATTCTCGATTGAGGCGGCGTTCTTCAACCCGTTTCCATATTAGAGTATATAAAAGTTTAGCCAAATATCAGAGATATTGTCGTTGACTGTCCATGACCACGAAACGGTCTATGACGtttttaatttgaaatattaaCGAAAAACTTGTATTTGTGTAATGAACGCAtgttttcaatcgatgtgaAATTTAATGTTTTACAACTTTTGTATTCGTTTTTATACTTCTCTCATATATAAGCtgctttcaaagatttttccgaGAAATTGTATGACCGAGCGTGAAACTGTGAACAACATTCCGCCCGTTCCTAAAATTGTTTGAATCTGAGgtagatatttttcttttctcgTTTGAATTTCCATAGTTCGAAAATTTGGTGATTTAACTTGTGAAGTTTCGGatcgtttttattttttcaaactaaTAGTTCGAAAGAAATCCTTAATAATGTCGATATGTAAACATTGTAATCAGTTGGCGACAACTCGGAAATCGGCTAGTGTCATATGCGGGGGATGCCATGAATATTTCCATGTGAATGGAATTTGCTGCGATGTTGCAAAAAATCAGGTGTCGGTATTGAAGAACATGCCAGGTACAATGTGGAGGTGTATTGAGTGCAGAGATAACACATCGGATCAAACCGACTGCACAGCTGTCCCAAAATTTACTGCCGATTCCCGCGGTTCCTCTACTCCTCGGAGATATCCTGCTGATGTTGATGTGAGAACTGTTCGTGAGGATGATTTAGATACGATGGGCCGGTTGGTTGATGAGATCCAGAGACTTCGCGATTCCGTCAACTTCTGCTCAGACAAGATGAGCGACTTCGAGATTAAGCTCAATGGTTTCAGCGAGATGGTTGCCAAAGTTAACAAGTTAGAGAAGGAGAAGGAATCTTTAAAGAAACAGGTATCTGTTCTTAATAGAAGAATAGGTGTAATTGAACAACAAAGTCGTTCGAATAACttagaaattcaaaatattcctgaaaaaactaaagaaaatCTTCATGATGTTATACTTAAAGTTGCTTCTCATATTAATACCGACCTCAATATGTCAATGATCGAATCTATTTCGAGAGTTCAATCTAAACTTACGAACAAGCCTAAAAATATTGTTGTCAGATTTGTCTCTAAGTCGAATCGTGATAACTTTTTGGCTGCATACAAGGCCAAAAAGCAAAGTGATGGCGGGCATTCAGGAATCTCCGTTAAGGATATCGCTGATAAGATTTATATAAATGAACACCTGACCatggaaaatattgttcaaagaaGTACGTTCTGCTGCGAAAGAGAGGTCCTATAAGTATGTATGGGTTCAGAATGGTAATATCATGTTACGAAAGGATGATACATCAAGGATAATCCACGTTCATCACGACTTTGATTTGTC from Coccinella septempunctata chromosome 1, icCocSept1.1, whole genome shotgun sequence includes:
- the LOC123322989 gene encoding basic helix-loop-helix transcription factor amos-like, producing MDFVKIYFDRFIDNTIENELQSNFFGDPIIRSHENYRSSNYNASYLCNSSRSVSSNKSFDGNLDYAKTNSIDYELENEEYSRESSYLQHSSHNTSNEQEEYNSNLLRRNINTSMYPNTVSSTRNIRGRKRRRMKDEPLSPSVMRKRRIAANARERRRMSSLNGAFDRLRQVIPSLEEEHKLSKFETLQMALTYITSLRELLDHMDR